The proteins below come from a single Salvelinus alpinus chromosome 18, SLU_Salpinus.1, whole genome shotgun sequence genomic window:
- the ppp1r3b gene encoding protein phosphatase 1 regulatory subunit 3B, with the protein MPIELAMPLYLSNDDFCYTRSPKSLQPLRPCLKPCMRFKPSAPPMQTEPDLLHEKNGKPKRRVSFADHKGLALTKVKFFSHFDTIDIPLNITALFSSSLKLPYEEDRLVMGFTQPSSDYLLFRQRLETELVCLEHCMLKEKALSGTVKVKNLSFEKSVKVRVTFDTWKSYMDLECQYLKDNYTGSNYDTFAFEVSLPAELRPHKHIEFAICYEVNGQTYWDGNQGRNYRIIWSALKMDGQGSFSSNQQRHSFDLGIQFDFYGSPRCSHGMFPEWPSYAGYEDIRPYY; encoded by the coding sequence ATGCCGATTGAATTGGCCATGCCGCTCTACCTGTCAAACGACGACTTCTGCTACACGAGGTCCCCGAAATCACTACAACCACTACGACCCTGTCTGAAGCCCTGCATGCGGTTCAAACCCTCTGCCCCTCCtatgcagactgaaccagatttgctTCATGAGAAGAATGGGAAACCTAAAAGGCGAGTGTCCTTCGCCGACCACAAGGGCCTGGCCCTCACCAAGGTGaagtttttttctcattttgacaCTATTGACATCCCGCTCAACATCACAGCGCTGTTCAGCTCTTCGCTCAAGTTACCATATgaggaggacagactggtaaTGGGCTTCACCCAGCCCTCCTCTGATTATCTGCTGTTCCGTCAGCGTCTGGAGACTGAGCTTGTCTGCCTAGAGCACTGCATGCTGAAAGAGAAGGCACTGTCTGGAACCGTGAAGGTCAAAAACCTGTCCTTTGAGAAGTCTGTCAAGGTGCGTGTAACCTTTGACACTTGGAAAAGCTACATGGACTTGGAGTGCCAGTACTTGAAGGACAACTACACAGGCTCGAACTATGACACCTTCGCCTTCGAGGTTTCCCTTCCAGCTGAGCTGAGGCCGCACAAGCACATAGAGTTTGCCATCTGCTACGAAGTCAATGGCCAGACATACTGGGACGGTAACCAGGGCCGAAACTACAGGATCATCTGGTCTGCTTTGAAGATGGACGGCCAGGGCAGCTTCAGCAGTAACCAGCAGAGACACTCGTTTGATCTTGGAATTCAATTCGACTTCTATGGAAGTCCCAGATGCTCCCATGGGATGTTCCCAGAGTGGCCAAGTTATGCAGGATATGAGGATATTAGACCTTACTACTGA